The following coding sequences lie in one Vibrio casei genomic window:
- the lpxA gene encoding acyl-ACP--UDP-N-acetylglucosamine O-acyltransferase, protein MIHETAQIHPAAVVEEGAKIGANVIVGPFTYITSTVEIGEGTEIMSHVVIKGHTVIGKDNRIFPQAVIGEENQDKKYGGEITKVIIGDRNVIRESVQIHRGTTQDKAETVVGNDNLLCVNAHIAHDVIVGNYTHIGNNSILGGHVTVGDYAGVMALSAIHPFCTVGAYAYVGGCSAVVQDIPAYVLAQGNHASPFGLNLVGLKRNGFEKPEIRALQKAYKEIYRSGKTLEEVKPILKEMEKEWPSVARFSEMLENTERGIIR, encoded by the coding sequence ATGATTCATGAAACGGCTCAAATTCATCCAGCAGCAGTGGTTGAAGAGGGTGCAAAAATTGGCGCCAATGTTATTGTTGGTCCGTTTACCTATATTACTTCAACGGTTGAAATCGGTGAAGGGACAGAGATCATGTCACACGTTGTGATTAAAGGTCATACAGTGATAGGTAAAGATAACCGTATTTTTCCACAAGCAGTTATTGGCGAAGAGAACCAAGATAAGAAATATGGTGGTGAGATTACTAAGGTTATTATTGGTGATCGTAATGTCATCCGCGAAAGTGTCCAAATCCATCGTGGAACCACCCAAGATAAAGCAGAAACAGTCGTAGGTAACGATAATTTACTTTGTGTCAATGCACATATCGCCCATGATGTGATAGTCGGTAACTATACTCATATTGGAAATAACTCTATTCTTGGTGGGCATGTGACCGTTGGTGATTATGCTGGAGTAATGGCTTTGTCAGCGATTCATCCATTTTGTACTGTTGGTGCTTATGCTTATGTAGGTGGTTGTTCTGCAGTTGTACAAGATATTCCCGCTTATGTTTTGGCTCAAGGCAATCATGCTTCTCCATTTGGTTTAAATCTTGTTGGTTTGAAGCGCAATGGGTTTGAGAAGCCAGAGATTCGCGCTTTACAAAAAGCATACAAAGAAATATATCGTTCAGGTAAAACACTTGAAGAAGTGAAGCCTATCTTGAAAGAGATGGAAAAAGAGTGGCCATCGGTTGCTCGTTTCTCTG